Proteins encoded by one window of Lathyrus oleraceus cultivar Zhongwan6 chromosome 1, CAAS_Psat_ZW6_1.0, whole genome shotgun sequence:
- the LOC127105644 gene encoding uncharacterized protein LOC127105644, translating into MESEKKKTFQIKAKVPCVKKFIAFRDGLTNIRRDAFTLKYGKILQLLSVPVQKDVITALAQFYDPPLRSFLFKDFQLTPTLEEFGRILDSPKQKKGPYKGLGQIPEPEELAKVLDIPVKDLTPNIKIWGKVQGIPQEYLEKTAQSFAKAQKWEAHDTIMALLIFGLVLFPNMEKLIDVAAISVFWAVKVKNEDPVPALLADVYHTLHLRFEKRGGLMLCCIPLLYQWLVSHVFKEVDTIESMDGYEWSQKLVGLTENSIIWYPYGLNVGDTIVSCGEFPNVPLIGSKGCINYNPVLAVRQLGYPITYKPDDQLLEGFVFHDMEDPAMLRRVIRAWEKVRFRGQDKGKGVIGDKEPYHQWVTRRSQEVKLPFILDPPTQPPPPEPIPVSMEEVEALRAAIARLGRENEELQASFQQVSNERNEIKWELERKKAQLEATEEKVDKEEHKRKKVKIGMEQADHYLETIKEQLRQAEKECLKNKRWWLRATEEKKEVREILEAKIQDLTISLHNAETQAEHERRLKERAWKLLESHLRLGPRSVKKQKMLKELLNIGKIDLRHSTKTV; encoded by the coding sequence ATGGAGTCAGAAAAGAAGAAAACATTCCAAATCAAAGCTAAGGTACCATGTGTGAAGAAGTTCATTGCATTCAGAGATGGGTTGACTAACATCCGTCGAGACGCATTCACACTCAAATATGGGAAGATTCTACAGTTGTTGTCTGTACCAGTACAAAAGGATGTTATTACCGCACtagcccagttttatgatccacCACTCAGAAGTTTCCTCTTTAAAGATTTCCAGTTGACCCCGACTTTGGAAGAATTTGGAAGAATATTGGACTCTCCTAAGCAAAAGAAGGGACCATACAAAGGGTTAGGTCAAATCCCTGAACCCGAAGAGTTGGCAAAAGTACTAGACATCCCAGTCAAAGATCTAACCCCTAACATCAAAATTTGGGGAAAGGTGCAAGGAATTCCACAAGAGTACCTGGAGAAAACTGCTCAAAGTTTTGCCAAAGCCCAGAAGTGGGAAGCCCATGATACTATTATGGCTCTACTTATTTTtggattggtgttatttcctaacaTGGAGAAGTTAATTGATGTGGCAGCTATTAGCGTGTTTTGGGCCGTCAAGGTTAAGAATGAAGATCCAGTACCCGCACTTTTGGCAGATGTTTATCACACCTTGCATCTACGCTTTGAAAAGAGGGGAGGACTGATGTTATGTTGCATACCACTCCTTTACCAATGGCTTGTCTCTCATGTGTTCAAAGAGGTTGATACAATTGAAAGTATGGATGGATATGAGTGGTCTCAAAAGCTGGTAGGACTCACTGAAAATAGCATTATTTGGTATCCTTATGGCTTGAATGTGGGAGACACAATTGTTAGTTGTGGAGAATTCCCGAATGTACCGCTAATAGGGTCAAAAGGATGcattaactacaatcctgttttggcagTAAGGCAGTTGGGTTATCCTATCACATACAAACCAGATGACCAGTTGTTAGAAGGTTTTGTGTTCCATGATATGGAAGATCCCGCTATGCTGAGAAGGGTCATCCGAGCCTGGGAGAAAGTTCGCTTCAGAGGACAAGACAAAGGAAAGGGTGTCATAGGGGATAAAGAACCCTATCATCAATGGGTCACTAGAAGAAGTCAAGAGGTCAAACTGCCATTCATCCTCGATCCTCCAACCCAACCTCCACCACCAGAACCCATACCTGTCTCCATGGAAGAAGTGGAAGCATTACGAGCTGCTATAGCAAGACTTGGACGAGAAAATGAAGAGCTACAGGCCagcttccaacaagtttcaaatgaaagaAATGAGATAAAGTGGGAACTAGAGAGGAAGAAGGCCCAGCTTGAAGCAACTGAGGAAAAGGTCGACAAAGAAGAACATAAGAGAAAGAAAGTGAAAATAGGCATGGAGCAAGCTGACCACTACCTAGAAACCATTAAAGAGCAGTTGAGACAAGCTGAGAAAGAATGCCTAAAGAATAAGCGGTGGTGGCTACGAGCTACAGAAGAGAAAAAAGAGGTTAGAGAGATATTGGAAGCAAAGATACAAGATCTCACTATCTCCCTCCATAATGCTGAGACCCAAGCCGAGCATGAGCGCCGACTTAAGGAAAGAGCCTGGAAGCTTCTCGAGTCACACCTACGACTTGGGCCGAGAAGTGTCAAGAAGCAAAAGATGCTAAAGGAGTTGCTCAACATTGGAAAGATAGATTTGAGGCATTCCACCAAGACAGTGTGA